One segment of Candidatus Nitrospira nitrosa DNA contains the following:
- a CDS encoding cytochrome c biogenesis CcdA family protein, which translates to MQSIPQISLIAAFSAGLLSFVSPCVLPLVPSYISYITGLSVEQLTDASEREKFKKAIIVNSLLFIGGFSSVFIAFGASASFLGQLLISHQDLIRRIGGVVIILFGLYLLGILNLTFLKMEHRYQFRNRPAGYLGSFLIGVAFAAGWTPCVGPVLGSILLYASTTDSMFSGVVLLTFYSLGLGLPLFLTALGVDRFLAYFKEVRVYLWGVSTVSGVMLIIVGVMIYANSLTMITSFLERYGIGWYLGQ; encoded by the coding sequence ATGCAATCCATTCCACAGATTTCACTGATCGCGGCCTTTTCTGCCGGGCTGCTTTCGTTCGTGTCCCCCTGTGTTCTGCCGCTGGTGCCGAGCTATATTTCCTACATCACCGGACTTTCGGTCGAGCAACTTACCGACGCCTCTGAACGAGAAAAGTTCAAGAAGGCGATCATTGTGAATTCTCTGCTCTTCATCGGCGGGTTTTCGTCGGTGTTCATCGCGTTCGGTGCTTCCGCGAGCTTTCTGGGACAGCTCTTGATTAGCCACCAGGATCTCATTCGCCGCATCGGCGGTGTCGTGATCATTCTGTTCGGGTTATATCTGCTCGGGATCCTCAATCTCACATTCCTCAAGATGGAGCATCGGTATCAGTTTCGCAATCGACCGGCTGGGTACTTGGGATCGTTCCTGATCGGGGTGGCCTTTGCGGCCGGATGGACCCCGTGCGTCGGGCCGGTCCTGGGTTCGATTCTGCTCTATGCGAGTACGACCGATTCCATGTTCAGTGGGGTTGTGTTACTGACCTTCTACTCATTGGGGTTGGGGCTGCCGTTATTTCTGACGGCGCTGGGTGTCGATCGATTCTTGGCTTACTTCAAAGAAGTACGAGTCTATTTGTGGGGTGTATCGACCGTGAGCGGAGTCATGCTGATCATCGTCGGGGTGATGATCTACGCCAACTCGTTGACGATGATCACCAGCTTCTTGGAGCGATATGGGATCGGCTGGTATTTGGGGCAATGA
- a CDS encoding peroxiredoxin family protein, protein MKLIRKISILPVLLAVGGLVAASVVEAQPPQSVKQLAVARGVVQVGDEAPNFILRDLAGNAMSLSQLRGKVVLLNFWATWCGPCRVEMPAMEQLYRTLPRGEFEILAVSTDAQGATVTRPFQKRMGFTFPILHDSEYRVGLAYGARTIPVTFMVDRQGVVRQKIFGARDWDSPEARDLIQALMKS, encoded by the coding sequence ATGAAGTTGATTCGAAAGATCTCGATTCTTCCGGTGCTGCTCGCAGTCGGTGGGCTGGTTGCAGCATCTGTTGTTGAGGCTCAACCGCCGCAGTCGGTCAAACAGTTGGCTGTTGCCCGCGGAGTCGTCCAAGTAGGGGATGAGGCTCCGAATTTTATATTGCGGGATCTTGCCGGGAATGCCATGAGTCTCTCGCAGCTCAGGGGAAAGGTCGTGCTGCTGAATTTTTGGGCGACCTGGTGTGGACCCTGTCGTGTCGAGATGCCGGCGATGGAACAACTCTATCGCACCTTGCCACGAGGTGAGTTCGAAATTTTGGCCGTGTCGACGGATGCCCAGGGAGCAACGGTCACGCGGCCTTTCCAGAAACGGATGGGCTTTACGTTCCCGATTCTTCATGACTCGGAGTATCGGGTTGGGCTGGCCTATGGTGCCCGAACGATCCCCGTCACGTTTATGGTCGATCGCCAGGGCGTCGTGCGACAGAAAATCTTTGGCGCCCGAGATTGGGACTCACCAGAGGCCCGTGACTTAATTCAGGCTCTGATGAAGTCTTAG
- the metK gene encoding methionine adenosyltransferase produces the protein MRDNFLFTSESVTEGHPDKIADQISDGILDAIIAQDKYSRVACETILTTGIALVAGEISTKAYVEIPDIIREVIKDVGYCDASWGFDYHTCSVLTAIHQQSGDIAMGVDSGGAGDQGLMFGYATNETSELMPMPIVLAHRLTKRLAEVRKKNILKWVRPDGKSQVTVEYKNGKPVRIDTIVVSTQHSPEVTTKQIERDIMEKVIKPVMPKGLYDPTGVKHHINPTGRFVVGGPMGDTGLTGRKIIVDTYGGHGSHGGGAFSGKDPTKVDRSASYMARYIAKNLVAAGLAGKCEVQLAYAIGVADPVSVLVDTKGTEKVSVDKLDKLVRKHFPMTPRGIIDHLKLRRPIFKKTAAYGHFGRNEPEFTWEKTDKAKVLSKDAGL, from the coding sequence ATGCGAGATAATTTTCTCTTTACCTCGGAATCAGTGACTGAAGGACATCCTGATAAAATTGCCGATCAAATCTCAGACGGCATCTTGGATGCCATTATCGCTCAGGATAAATACTCCCGCGTAGCCTGCGAGACAATCCTCACCACGGGTATCGCGCTGGTGGCGGGAGAAATCTCAACCAAGGCCTACGTTGAAATCCCGGATATTATCCGGGAAGTCATCAAAGACGTCGGCTATTGCGATGCCTCCTGGGGATTCGACTATCATACCTGTTCCGTTCTCACCGCGATTCACCAACAATCTGGTGACATTGCGATGGGCGTGGACTCCGGCGGAGCCGGCGATCAAGGATTGATGTTCGGGTACGCCACCAACGAAACCTCTGAACTTATGCCGATGCCGATCGTCTTGGCTCACCGTTTGACCAAGCGTCTCGCCGAAGTGCGCAAGAAAAACATTCTCAAATGGGTACGACCAGACGGGAAATCCCAAGTCACGGTCGAGTACAAAAACGGCAAGCCTGTACGGATTGATACGATCGTCGTTTCCACACAACACAGTCCCGAAGTGACCACGAAGCAAATTGAACGGGACATCATGGAAAAGGTGATCAAGCCGGTCATGCCGAAGGGCCTGTATGACCCGACCGGTGTGAAGCATCACATCAACCCGACTGGTCGATTCGTCGTCGGCGGCCCCATGGGTGACACCGGTCTCACCGGGCGTAAGATCATCGTCGATACCTACGGCGGCCATGGCAGCCATGGCGGTGGAGCCTTCTCCGGGAAAGATCCAACAAAGGTCGATCGGTCCGCGTCCTATATGGCGCGCTATATCGCCAAGAACCTTGTCGCTGCCGGGTTAGCCGGCAAGTGTGAAGTGCAACTGGCCTATGCCATCGGCGTCGCCGACCCTGTCTCCGTGCTGGTCGATACCAAGGGCACGGAAAAGGTATCGGTTGATAAGCTCGACAAACTCGTGCGCAAGCACTTCCCCATGACGCCACGTGGCATCATTGATCATCTCAAGCTTCGACGGCCCATTTTCAAAAAGACGGCGGCTTATGGACACTTCGGCCGCAACGAGCCGGAGTTTACCTGGGAGAAGACCGACAAGGCCAAGGTCCTGAGCAAGGACGCCGGGCTCTAA
- the ahcY gene encoding adenosylhomocysteinase has product MDYDVKDIKLADQGKLKIEWAEATMPVLRLIRKRFKKQQPLKGVRVTACLHVTTETANLAITLKAGGADVRLCASNPLSTQDDVAAALVQHEGIPTFAIKGEDNPTYYRHIESAIAHRPHVTMDDGADVVSHLHSKRKELLKNVIGGTEETTTGVIRLRSMAEKKVLKFPVISVNDADTKHMFDNRYGTGQSTMDGIIRATNRLVCGSVVVVVGYGWCGRGIAMRAKGMGADVIVTEIDPLKGLEAVMDGFRVMPMELAAPVGDFFVTVTGNIHVIRGEHFAAMKDGAIVCNSGHFNVELDIPALEKMAGKRRVVRTGVEEFTLKKNGHRVSLLGEGRLVNLATAEGHPSSVMDMSFANQALGAEYLVKNYKQLEKKVYPVPEVIDKEIARLKLAGMGVAIDTLTTEQKKYLASWEMGT; this is encoded by the coding sequence GTGGATTATGATGTGAAAGATATCAAGCTGGCGGATCAAGGCAAATTGAAGATCGAATGGGCCGAAGCCACGATGCCCGTCTTACGGCTGATTCGTAAGCGGTTCAAGAAACAGCAGCCATTAAAGGGCGTTCGTGTGACCGCCTGCTTACACGTCACGACTGAAACGGCGAACCTGGCCATTACGCTGAAGGCTGGTGGGGCTGATGTCCGCCTCTGCGCCTCAAATCCATTGAGCACACAAGACGACGTGGCGGCAGCCTTGGTGCAGCATGAAGGGATTCCGACCTTTGCCATCAAGGGCGAAGACAACCCCACGTACTATCGTCACATTGAGTCGGCCATTGCCCATCGCCCACACGTCACCATGGACGACGGGGCCGATGTGGTCTCGCACCTCCATTCCAAACGGAAAGAACTCTTGAAGAACGTCATCGGTGGAACGGAAGAGACCACCACCGGAGTCATTCGCTTACGGAGCATGGCGGAGAAGAAAGTGCTGAAATTCCCTGTGATCTCCGTCAACGATGCCGATACGAAGCACATGTTCGACAATCGGTACGGCACAGGCCAATCCACCATGGATGGCATCATCCGGGCGACAAACCGCTTGGTCTGCGGCTCTGTGGTAGTCGTGGTCGGCTATGGCTGGTGTGGACGCGGCATCGCGATGCGCGCCAAGGGCATGGGGGCCGATGTCATCGTGACTGAGATTGATCCGTTGAAAGGCCTGGAAGCCGTCATGGATGGCTTCCGCGTGATGCCGATGGAATTAGCTGCCCCGGTCGGCGATTTCTTCGTCACCGTCACCGGCAACATCCATGTCATCCGAGGCGAACATTTCGCCGCCATGAAGGATGGTGCCATCGTCTGCAACAGCGGACACTTCAACGTCGAACTCGATATCCCGGCTCTCGAAAAAATGGCCGGTAAGCGCCGGGTGGTTCGCACCGGCGTGGAAGAGTTCACCCTCAAGAAAAACGGGCACCGCGTCAGCTTGCTCGGCGAGGGCCGACTCGTCAACCTGGCCACCGCTGAAGGCCATCCTTCCAGCGTGATGGATATGAGCTTCGCCAACCAAGCGCTCGGCGCGGAATATCTCGTCAAAAATTACAAACAGCTCGAGAAGAAAGTCTATCCGGTTCCCGAAGTGATCGACAAGGAAATAGCCCGACTCAAACTGGCGGGCATGGGAGTCGCCATCGATACACTGACAACAGAGCAGAAAAAATATCTGGCATCATGGGAGATGGGAACCTAG
- a CDS encoding PrnB family protein → MNSHEFQPLSLADFGISSERGFLPSDPCESLPDCPTLNHLSHELPKLLSARQVRRFVDEEPSFLSSIPSNWGEDDYRTAMRILSFAGHAYVWETPGQPAAKLPAQLAQPWYELAQKNCRPPVLSYASYALDNWRRLDRAQPIQLDNIVLRQNFLGGLDEEWFVVVHIQIEYQAGPGLEGLLRAINGAATGKEDEVLLGLQALASAQAAMRDTLLRMKERCDPYVYYTRVRPYIHGWKNSPSLPNGLIYDKVEAYAQQPQQFRGETGAQSSIVPCLDAGLGIHHAPDPLTVYLQEMREYMPPRHRALIHALESQTGRRGQALLSAYVHDHKQRNPQIWSAYCACVDLLAQFREIHIGYADSYIHRQHQTSATNPTAVGTGGTPFMTYLQKHLDETKQTIGA, encoded by the coding sequence ATGAACTCCCACGAGTTCCAGCCGTTGTCACTTGCGGATTTTGGAATTTCGTCTGAACGGGGTTTCCTCCCGTCGGATCCTTGTGAATCGCTGCCCGACTGTCCAACGCTGAACCACCTAAGTCACGAGCTTCCCAAGCTGTTAAGCGCTCGCCAAGTCCGGCGATTTGTCGATGAAGAGCCGTCGTTCCTGTCATCCATCCCATCGAATTGGGGTGAGGATGACTATCGCACCGCAATGCGTATCCTCTCCTTTGCCGGCCATGCCTATGTGTGGGAAACACCGGGACAGCCGGCTGCCAAGCTCCCCGCCCAACTTGCACAGCCCTGGTACGAGCTAGCCCAGAAGAACTGTCGTCCACCAGTGCTTTCTTACGCCTCCTATGCACTGGATAACTGGCGACGGCTTGATCGGGCACAACCCATTCAGCTCGACAACATCGTGCTGCGGCAAAACTTTCTCGGTGGGTTGGATGAGGAGTGGTTCGTCGTCGTCCACATCCAGATTGAGTACCAGGCAGGACCTGGCCTGGAAGGATTGCTGCGGGCGATCAACGGGGCTGCGACAGGGAAGGAAGATGAGGTGCTGCTGGGTTTGCAAGCCTTAGCATCCGCGCAAGCCGCCATGCGAGATACGCTGCTCCGCATGAAAGAGCGATGCGATCCCTATGTGTATTACACTCGTGTGAGGCCCTACATCCATGGCTGGAAGAACAGCCCGTCACTCCCCAACGGCCTCATCTATGACAAGGTCGAGGCCTACGCGCAACAGCCACAGCAGTTTCGTGGTGAGACCGGGGCACAAAGTTCAATCGTGCCGTGCTTAGACGCAGGCCTGGGCATCCACCATGCGCCTGACCCATTGACGGTATACCTCCAAGAAATGCGGGAGTATATGCCACCCCGCCATCGTGCGCTTATTCATGCTCTGGAGAGTCAAACTGGCAGGAGAGGGCAGGCCCTCCTGTCTGCCTATGTCCATGACCACAAACAACGCAATCCTCAAATTTGGTCCGCCTACTGTGCTTGCGTTGACCTACTGGCGCAGTTCCGTGAAATCCATATCGGCTACGCCGACAGCTACATCCACCGCCAGCACCAGACCAGTGCGACCAACCCTACGGCAGTAGGCACCGGCGGCACTCCCTTCATGACATATCTACAGAAGCACCTGGACGAAACAAAACAGACCATCGGGGCGTAG
- a CDS encoding slipin family protein, which produces MENLFIASFVVGGILVLFRYCLHRATIYEYETGLKYARGHFSGLLMAGQYWYFPWCTTITKIDIRPRSISVPGQEVLSSDSVGIKISLAVQFQVVDAAKAINKSQDYQAALYQELQVALRSIVSSKTMDETLEQRGQMGDTLKNMVEIKCQELGVQLQSVSIKDMMFPGPLKAIFTQVVKAKKEGLASLEKARGETAALRSLANAAQMIKGNPELLQLRALQSASSSSIVVGVPQQSGVIPISGQTSGHKDNSPSSS; this is translated from the coding sequence ATGGAAAACTTGTTCATAGCGAGTTTTGTGGTTGGTGGAATCCTGGTTCTCTTTCGGTATTGCTTACACCGAGCTACGATCTATGAATACGAGACCGGTCTCAAATATGCGCGAGGCCATTTTTCAGGCCTTCTGATGGCAGGACAGTATTGGTACTTTCCGTGGTGTACAACGATAACCAAGATAGATATTCGCCCACGTTCAATTTCGGTTCCAGGGCAAGAGGTTCTAAGCTCTGATAGCGTAGGCATCAAGATTAGCCTCGCTGTGCAGTTCCAAGTTGTAGACGCTGCTAAGGCAATAAATAAAAGTCAGGACTATCAAGCGGCTCTATATCAGGAGTTGCAGGTTGCGCTAAGAAGCATTGTGAGTTCAAAAACCATGGATGAAACTCTTGAGCAAAGGGGCCAGATGGGGGACACGCTGAAGAATATGGTTGAAATAAAATGCCAGGAGTTAGGGGTACAGCTTCAGTCTGTTAGCATCAAGGACATGATGTTTCCCGGTCCGTTAAAGGCAATATTCACTCAGGTTGTTAAAGCCAAGAAAGAGGGATTGGCTTCGCTTGAAAAAGCTCGAGGTGAAACAGCCGCCCTCAGAAGTCTTGCTAATGCTGCGCAGATGATTAAGGGGAATCCGGAATTGTTGCAACTCCGGGCGCTACAATCAGCTTCGAGTAGCAGCATAGTTGTGGGTGTACCGCAGCAGAGTGGAGTTATTCCTATTAGTGGGCAGACCTCAGGGCACAAAGATAATAGTCCTTCCAGCAGTTAA
- a CDS encoding DUF429 domain-containing protein: protein MVKCTPLVVVGIDLAGSPKRPTGVCVLRDLKAETRVAFSDDNILDFVKKAQPMLVPIDAPLSLPNGRKTVHDRSREHLRDCDRELLRRRIRFFPITLGPMRMLTERGLALKQQLTTMGYQTVECYPGAAQDLWDIPRQHRDRSGLLTGLRRLGLRGLKKSATSDELDAATAALVGRWFLLGQGRMLGGDWGILIPAIDGARERSSRQKAESNTSVRGTPPQ from the coding sequence ATGGTTAAGTGCACACCGCTAGTTGTAGTAGGAATCGATCTCGCTGGGTCGCCGAAGCGACCGACCGGTGTATGCGTACTACGCGATCTTAAGGCTGAAACACGTGTGGCGTTTAGCGACGACAACATCCTCGATTTCGTGAAAAAGGCTCAACCTATGCTCGTCCCGATTGATGCCCCACTCAGTCTGCCGAATGGACGGAAGACCGTCCATGATCGTTCACGGGAACACCTGCGTGACTGTGATCGTGAGCTGCTCCGACGCCGTATTCGTTTCTTCCCTATTACACTCGGTCCCATGCGCATGTTGACAGAGCGTGGTTTGGCACTGAAGCAACAGCTCACAACCATGGGCTATCAGACTGTGGAGTGCTACCCCGGCGCTGCCCAAGACCTGTGGGATATTCCTCGCCAACACCGAGATCGGTCTGGTCTTCTGACTGGCCTAAGAAGGCTGGGTCTGCGTGGGCTTAAGAAGTCAGCAACAAGTGATGAACTCGACGCCGCGACAGCGGCCCTTGTAGGCCGGTGGTTTCTCTTAGGTCAGGGGCGGATGCTTGGTGGAGACTGGGGAATTCTAATCCCAGCGATAGATGGGGCACGAGAGAGATCATCGCGTCAAAAGGCGGAATCGAACACTAGCGTGAGGGGGACACCACCGCAATGA
- a CDS encoding cyclase family protein — MLRRLTHMTSMVIAELCFLSIIGCVANPQHGQFTWEQSRIIDLTHSFGSDTIVWPTEEDFKLIVQHAEHTSAGYYYASNRMELPEHGGTHIDAPIHFAKGKQTLDQIPIDRMVGAAVKIDATGLCARDRDYLVAISDFERWEAGHGRIPNGAIVLLNTGYAKFWPSRKYYLGTELRGEDGVRALHFPGLHPEAAIWLARERHVKAVGIDTASIDYGQSTKFETHVALLSHNVPVFENLDNLDELPGRGFDVIALPMKIAGGTGGPLRIIAVVSPSR; from the coding sequence ATGTTAAGAAGGCTCACGCACATGACGAGCATGGTCATCGCAGAGCTGTGCTTCCTCTCAATCATTGGATGTGTCGCGAATCCTCAGCATGGTCAGTTCACTTGGGAGCAATCGCGGATTATCGATCTGACGCATTCATTCGGATCGGACACGATCGTCTGGCCGACGGAGGAGGATTTTAAGCTCATTGTACAGCATGCGGAACACACCTCGGCTGGGTACTACTACGCGTCAAACCGTATGGAGTTGCCTGAGCACGGAGGCACCCACATCGATGCACCGATCCACTTTGCGAAAGGGAAACAGACGCTGGACCAGATCCCGATCGATCGGATGGTCGGAGCGGCTGTCAAAATTGATGCCACTGGACTGTGTGCTCGTGATCGGGACTATCTTGTGGCCATCTCAGATTTTGAACGCTGGGAAGCAGGACACGGTCGCATTCCGAATGGTGCCATCGTGCTACTGAACACAGGCTACGCCAAGTTCTGGCCAAGCCGGAAGTATTATCTCGGAACGGAGTTGAGAGGTGAGGACGGGGTGCGAGCACTACATTTCCCAGGTTTACATCCCGAAGCTGCTATCTGGCTGGCGCGTGAACGGCACGTGAAGGCAGTGGGGATCGATACCGCCTCGATCGACTATGGCCAGTCGACCAAGTTCGAGACGCATGTTGCGCTGCTGTCTCACAATGTGCCGGTGTTTGAAAATCTGGACAATCTGGATGAGCTTCCTGGTCGTGGCTTCGATGTCATCGCGCTACCTATGAAAATTGCCGGCGGTACTGGCGGCCCGCTGCGGATCATTGCGGTGGTGTCCCCCTCACGCTAG
- a CDS encoding glutaredoxin family protein: MMADQMDEEIQKEVKAHKILIYGKGTKTMPMCGFTRETMQFFDKYGYPYELIDVLSQPAKREALTKMTNWPTLPKVFIDGTFYGDTDILDPMAAKGEIEPLLKKAFGK, from the coding sequence ATGATGGCCGACCAGATGGACGAAGAAATTCAGAAGGAAGTGAAGGCCCATAAAATTTTAATCTATGGCAAGGGAACGAAGACGATGCCGATGTGTGGGTTCACCAGGGAAACCATGCAGTTTTTTGACAAGTATGGATATCCGTACGAATTGATCGATGTCCTGTCTCAGCCGGCAAAACGCGAAGCCCTCACGAAGATGACCAACTGGCCGACGCTCCCCAAGGTATTTATCGACGGCACCTTTTACGGCGATACCGACATTCTTGATCCGATGGCTGCCAAGGGCGAGATCGAGCCGCTGCTGAAAAAAGCATTTGGGAAGTAG
- a CDS encoding BolA/IbaG family iron-sulfur metabolism protein produces MITQDVLTDYIRKSLPDAVVTVTDRTGTMNHLKVVIVSDGFQGKNLLDRHRMIYQALDAPMKDGRIHALELTARTNDEA; encoded by the coding sequence GTGATTACCCAAGATGTGCTGACCGACTACATTCGCAAGTCCTTGCCAGATGCGGTCGTGACCGTGACAGATCGTACGGGAACGATGAATCACCTCAAGGTGGTGATCGTTTCGGATGGGTTTCAGGGGAAAAATCTCTTGGACCGGCATCGTATGATCTATCAAGCATTAGATGCGCCGATGAAGGATGGGCGGATCCACGCCTTGGAACTGACGGCACGAACGAACGACGAAGCGTAG